The proteins below are encoded in one region of Salipiger sp. H15:
- a CDS encoding MaoC family dehydratase N-terminal domain-containing protein codes for MTIAEITEKSKDSVGGAPAEGKITDEAVAAARGMIGLQLRPEGPYLQDATTDTLRNWCNGIGDLNPLYRELEYGRNSRHGGQVAHPMFPMAFGWVGRTRWGLPGVHGFYAGNDWELFRHIRPGDRISAIERVVGVEEKESKFSGRLVLQYVEATYANQHGQIVARALGTCTRHERKAARDAGKYKDIKTHEYTAEEYEALDEAILREPERIRGSNVRYWEDVTEGESLEPIVRGPLSLMDTMGFLVGCGRGHTHGVVFQAAMKHPGHFFRNPEAGGGIEYTGIGHHRESTAKEVGVPGVYDYGPQRSSWMASLVTNWMGDAAFLKRVRTEMRRFNTMGDSTWCKGKVSRKYVKDGHALVDLEIWGENQRGEITTPGLATVILPSRDPNTRVFFDGSALDLDLPVVR; via the coding sequence GTGACCATTGCCGAGATCACCGAGAAGTCGAAGGACAGCGTCGGCGGCGCCCCCGCCGAAGGAAAGATCACCGACGAGGCCGTCGCCGCGGCGCGCGGCATGATCGGCCTGCAGCTGCGCCCCGAGGGGCCCTATCTGCAGGACGCGACCACCGACACGCTGCGCAACTGGTGCAACGGCATCGGCGACCTGAACCCGCTCTACCGCGAGCTGGAATACGGCCGGAACTCGCGCCACGGCGGGCAGGTGGCGCACCCGATGTTCCCGATGGCCTTCGGCTGGGTCGGTCGCACCCGCTGGGGCCTGCCGGGGGTGCACGGCTTCTACGCCGGCAACGACTGGGAACTCTTCCGCCACATCCGCCCCGGCGACCGCATCAGCGCCATCGAGCGGGTGGTCGGCGTCGAGGAGAAGGAAAGCAAGTTCTCGGGCCGGCTGGTGCTGCAATATGTCGAGGCGACCTATGCCAACCAGCACGGGCAGATCGTCGCCCGCGCGCTCGGCACCTGCACCCGCCACGAGCGCAAGGCGGCGCGCGACGCCGGCAAGTACAAGGACATCAAGACCCACGAGTACACGGCCGAGGAATACGAGGCGCTCGACGAGGCGATCCTGCGCGAGCCCGAGCGCATCCGCGGCAGCAACGTGCGCTACTGGGAGGACGTGACCGAGGGCGAGAGCCTCGAGCCGATCGTCCGCGGCCCGCTGTCGCTGATGGACACCATGGGCTTCCTCGTCGGCTGCGGCCGCGGCCATACCCACGGCGTCGTCTTCCAGGCGGCGATGAAGCACCCGGGCCACTTCTTCCGCAACCCCGAGGCCGGCGGCGGCATCGAGTATACCGGCATCGGCCACCACCGCGAGAGCACCGCGAAGGAAGTGGGCGTGCCCGGGGTCTACGACTACGGCCCGCAGCGGTCGTCCTGGATGGCCTCGCTGGTCACCAACTGGATGGGCGACGCGGCCTTCCTCAAGCGGGTCCGCACCGAGATGCGCCGCTTCAACACCATGGGCGACAGCACCTGGTGCAAGGGCAAGGTCAGCCGCAAGTACGTCAAGGACGGCCACGCGCTCGTCGATCTCGAGATCTGGGGCGAGAACCAGCGCGGCGAGATCACCACGCCGGGCCTTGCCACGGTGATCCTGCCGAGCCGCGATCCGAACACCCGCGTCTTCTTCGACGGCTCGGCGCTCGATCTCGACCTGCCGGTGGTGCGCTGA
- a CDS encoding CoA transferase, with the protein MEQDKPLSGVRVIEHASGVAGAWAGRLLAAMGAEVIMVEPPTLCPLRHEAPLFEGEGGSALFAYLAAGKGSVICDLEKAEGQTALSGLLAEAQILIDDTPLAQRPRRALDEAGLRQRHPHLVHLSVLPFGAAGPKADWKGAEITLIHAGGEGYLLPNGLSADLFPDRPPLKIAGNFAQMQGGTAAALAGLAALWSGSGQFVDVSVQDANLAVGAFALQRFCDGSIEHRHTRSFRYGGVIACRDGYVELLTLEERQWAGLVELMGRPRWATDPALANPALRSERGDEINREIRVWARDHAVEELVARAQKLGVPMARYSAPAEILAGRHETARGLFQPLDLPGVGEVRVQSAPFRFAEGPLLLDGAAPEPGRDQARLDPEALNDARRVRA; encoded by the coding sequence ATGGAGCAGGACAAGCCACTTTCAGGGGTTCGGGTCATCGAGCACGCCTCGGGCGTGGCCGGCGCCTGGGCCGGGCGCCTTCTCGCGGCGATGGGGGCGGAGGTCATCATGGTCGAGCCCCCGACGCTCTGCCCGCTGCGCCACGAGGCGCCGCTCTTCGAGGGCGAGGGGGGCAGCGCGCTCTTCGCCTATCTCGCGGCGGGCAAGGGCAGCGTGATCTGCGATCTGGAAAAGGCCGAGGGCCAGACCGCGCTTTCGGGCCTGCTGGCCGAGGCGCAGATCCTCATCGACGACACGCCGCTGGCGCAGCGGCCCAGGCGCGCGCTCGACGAGGCCGGGCTGCGCCAGCGCCACCCGCATCTCGTGCACCTCTCGGTCCTGCCCTTCGGTGCCGCGGGGCCGAAGGCCGACTGGAAGGGGGCCGAGATCACCCTCATCCATGCCGGCGGCGAGGGCTACCTGCTGCCGAACGGCCTGTCGGCCGACCTCTTCCCCGACCGGCCGCCGCTGAAGATCGCCGGGAACTTCGCGCAGATGCAGGGCGGCACCGCGGCGGCGCTGGCCGGGCTGGCGGCGCTCTGGTCGGGCAGCGGGCAGTTCGTCGACGTCTCGGTGCAGGACGCCAACCTCGCGGTCGGCGCCTTTGCCCTGCAGCGCTTTTGCGACGGCTCGATCGAGCACCGCCACACGCGCTCGTTCCGCTACGGCGGAGTGATCGCCTGCCGCGACGGCTACGTCGAGCTGCTGACGCTCGAAGAGCGACAATGGGCCGGGCTGGTGGAGCTGATGGGCCGCCCTCGCTGGGCCACCGACCCGGCGCTGGCGAACCCGGCGCTGCGCAGCGAGCGCGGCGACGAGATCAACCGCGAGATCCGGGTCTGGGCGCGGGACCACGCCGTCGAGGAACTGGTGGCCCGCGCGCAGAAGCTGGGCGTGCCGATGGCCCGCTACAGCGCCCCTGCCGAGATTCTCGCCGGCCGCCACGAGACCGCGCGCGGCCTTTTCCAGCCGCTCGACCTGCCGGGCGTCGGCGAGGTGCGGGTGCAGTCCGCGCCCTTCCGCTTCGCCGAGGGGCCGCTGCTGCTGGACGGCGCCGCGCCCGAACCCGGGCGCGACCAGGCGCGGCTCGATCCCGAGGCGCTGAACGACGCAAGGAGGGTCCGCGCATGA
- a CDS encoding CoA transferase: MKPLAGIRIADFTVHAAGPFCTHMLSQLGAECIKIESALRPDIFRKPHQVYGRAGPATFDQVASNKLSVRLNLKHPEGVALARRLVAVSDVAAESFRAGVMERLGLGYAALREVRDDIVMTSVSSSGQSGPDSHFAGYAPLFGAWGGLGYLSGYEDGPPVEMRHVMDHSVGMNAALATMAALHRRRRTGQGCHVDVAAREVASALAGEALTAASAGVVPRRLGNADPQRAPHGLYRTRREDRWLAIAVSSDLEWAALARLMGRAALAEDPRYATAAARVAARAELDAIVAAWAELVEAEQAAEALQRAGIAAHVSWRAKDIAADPHMRARGAVVEVTETDGRARKAVGFPAMFSASDGPGIERGTPALGEHEDQVYGEMLGLGRAERARLEEERVIY; this comes from the coding sequence ATGAAACCCCTCGCCGGCATCCGCATCGCCGATTTCACCGTCCACGCCGCCGGTCCCTTCTGCACCCACATGCTGTCGCAGCTCGGCGCCGAATGCATCAAGATCGAGAGCGCCCTGCGCCCCGACATCTTCCGCAAGCCGCACCAGGTCTACGGCCGCGCCGGGCCCGCGACCTTCGACCAGGTGGCCTCGAACAAGCTCTCCGTGCGGCTCAACCTCAAGCATCCCGAGGGCGTCGCGCTGGCGCGCAGGCTGGTTGCCGTCTCGGACGTGGCGGCAGAGAGCTTCCGCGCCGGGGTCATGGAGCGGCTCGGGCTCGGCTATGCCGCGCTTCGCGAGGTCCGGGACGACATCGTGATGACCTCGGTGTCCTCGTCCGGCCAGAGCGGGCCGGACAGCCATTTCGCCGGCTACGCGCCGCTTTTCGGCGCCTGGGGCGGGCTCGGCTACCTCAGCGGCTACGAGGACGGCCCGCCGGTCGAGATGCGCCACGTGATGGACCACTCCGTCGGCATGAACGCGGCGCTTGCCACCATGGCGGCGCTGCACCGGCGGCGGCGCACGGGGCAGGGCTGCCACGTCGACGTGGCCGCGCGCGAGGTCGCCTCGGCGCTGGCGGGCGAGGCGCTGACGGCCGCCTCGGCGGGGGTGGTGCCGCGCCGCTTGGGCAATGCCGATCCGCAGCGCGCGCCGCACGGGCTCTACCGCACCCGGCGCGAGGACCGCTGGCTGGCGATCGCCGTCTCGAGCGACCTCGAATGGGCCGCGCTCGCCCGGCTCATGGGCCGCGCCGCGCTGGCGGAGGATCCGCGCTATGCCACCGCCGCCGCGCGCGTCGCCGCCCGCGCCGAGCTCGATGCCATCGTCGCCGCCTGGGCCGAGCTGGTCGAGGCCGAGCAGGCCGCCGAGGCGCTGCAGCGCGCCGGCATCGCCGCGCATGTCTCGTGGCGCGCCAAGGATATCGCCGCCGATCCGCACATGCGGGCACGCGGCGCCGTGGTCGAGGTGACCGAAACCGACGGCCGCGCGCGCAAGGCGGTCGGCTTCCCGGCGATGTTCTCGGCCAGCGACGGGCCGGGGATCGAGCGCGGCACGCCCGCGCTCGGCGAGCACGAGGATCAGGTCTACGGCGAGATGCTGGGGCTTGGCCGCGCCGAACGGGCGCGGCTGGAGGAGGAACGGGTCATCTACTGA
- a CDS encoding acyl-CoA dehydrogenase, translated as MTIQTALGAEDPARAIGRSERREEVIAPERVAALAATLDLDPAPSAGEALPPGWHWLFFTPFVRRREIGADGHPKLGGFLPDTGLPRRMWAGGRLSYHAPLPIGARAEKHSEILDVTAKSGRAGRLVFVTLRHRISAEGRLCIEEEQDLVYREPPAPDASKAAPQPAPEGSVWSEEVRPDPVLLFRYSALTSNGHRIHYDRPYAMHEEGYPGLVVHGPLIATLLQNFAATLRPEARLAQFSFRGMAPLFADQPFRLEAKPGGDAAVLDLWARGPEGGLAMSASARFDA; from the coding sequence ATGACCATTCAGACCGCACTCGGGGCCGAAGACCCCGCCCGGGCGATCGGCCGCAGCGAACGGCGCGAGGAGGTGATCGCGCCGGAGCGCGTCGCGGCGCTGGCGGCGACGCTCGATCTCGACCCGGCCCCCTCGGCAGGAGAGGCGCTGCCGCCGGGATGGCACTGGCTCTTCTTCACCCCCTTCGTCCGGCGGCGCGAGATCGGCGCGGACGGACATCCGAAGCTGGGCGGCTTCCTGCCCGACACCGGCCTGCCGCGGCGCATGTGGGCGGGCGGGCGGCTGAGCTACCACGCGCCCCTGCCGATCGGCGCCCGCGCCGAGAAGCACAGCGAGATCCTCGACGTCACCGCCAAGTCCGGCCGCGCCGGGCGGCTGGTCTTCGTCACCCTGCGGCACCGGATCTCGGCGGAGGGCCGGCTCTGCATCGAGGAGGAACAGGACCTCGTCTACCGCGAGCCGCCCGCGCCCGATGCATCGAAAGCCGCGCCGCAGCCCGCCCCCGAGGGGTCGGTCTGGTCCGAGGAGGTGCGGCCCGATCCGGTGCTGCTCTTCCGCTACTCGGCGCTCACCTCGAACGGGCACCGCATCCATTACGACCGGCCCTATGCCATGCACGAAGAGGGCTATCCCGGCCTCGTGGTGCATGGCCCTCTGATCGCGACGCTGTTGCAGAACTTCGCCGCGACGTTGCGCCCCGAGGCGCGCCTCGCGCAGTTCTCGTTCCGCGGCATGGCCCCGCTCTTCGCCGACCAGCCGTTCCGGCTCGAGGCGAAGCCGGGCGGCGATGCGGCGGTGCTCGACCTCTGGGCGCGGGGCCCGGAGGGCGGGCTCGCGATGAGCGCCAGCGCGCGGTTCGATGCATGA
- a CDS encoding CoA ester lyase: protein MRQARSYLFVPGERPARFAKAAASGADAIVLDLEDAVGPGSKDAARAQVCDWLAAGGPGIVRINGADTPWLAQDLAALEAFPHVAVMVPKAEPEAVAHVAALLPGRPLLALVETVAGLAHLRETACHPAVTRLAFGNLDFGADARIPGVAEVLDPARFEIALASRLGGLPQPIEGVTVELSDPEALRDDIRRARLRGFGAKLCIHPSQVAPVNEGFAPTAGEIDWARRILAALAAAAGSVVQVDGKMVDRPLIDRARQILGDAEPAPA from the coding sequence ATGAGACAGGCCCGCAGCTACCTCTTCGTGCCGGGCGAGCGCCCGGCCCGCTTCGCCAAGGCGGCGGCCTCGGGGGCGGATGCGATCGTTCTCGATCTCGAGGACGCGGTCGGCCCCGGCAGCAAGGACGCGGCGCGGGCGCAAGTCTGCGACTGGCTCGCCGCGGGCGGGCCGGGGATCGTGCGCATCAACGGCGCGGACACGCCCTGGCTAGCGCAGGACCTCGCGGCGCTGGAGGCCTTTCCCCACGTCGCCGTCATGGTGCCCAAGGCCGAGCCGGAGGCGGTCGCGCACGTGGCCGCGCTGCTGCCGGGCCGGCCGCTGCTGGCGCTGGTCGAGACCGTGGCCGGGCTGGCGCACCTGCGCGAGACCGCCTGCCATCCGGCGGTGACGCGGCTTGCCTTTGGCAACCTCGACTTCGGCGCCGACGCGCGGATCCCCGGCGTTGCCGAGGTGCTCGACCCCGCCCGTTTCGAGATCGCGCTCGCCTCGCGGCTCGGCGGCCTGCCGCAGCCGATCGAGGGGGTGACGGTGGAGCTTTCGGACCCAGAGGCGCTGCGAGACGACATCCGGCGCGCGCGGCTGCGCGGCTTCGGCGCCAAGCTCTGCATCCACCCGTCGCAGGTCGCGCCGGTGAACGAGGGCTTTGCCCCCACCGCGGGTGAGATCGACTGGGCGCGGCGCATCCTTGCCGCGCTGGCCGCCGCGGCGGGCTCGGTCGTGCAGGTGGATGGCAAGATGGTCGACCGCCCGCTCATCGACCGGGCACGGCAGATCCTCGGCGACGCCGAGCCCGCGCCGGCCTGA
- a CDS encoding TAXI family TRAP transporter solute-binding subunit → MKHTIIAALGALCLASGAARAQDLLFGSTSASSSHYGYIVAVGKLINEGGSGIKATVVETGATMDNIRRMERGQMDLGIITTNVVQHAVAGTQEFDGHPQDLALLWVYAPSPQNVIMRADSGIESLEQLNGFKLNPGIKGSATETTTEAVFGVLGITPDWVRGSTTDIVDAIKDNRLPGYVKSGSPKSLDSSTLDLANATGIRVLGLSDAQAEKIRAEMPDISVVDIAPGVGEGIPGYKTWSFGVGVAATSAMSEETAYQIVKAVMADKSAQANALASVKDVDLAQMTLDYATVPLHPGALRWFEEQGIAVPDRLKPAS, encoded by the coding sequence ATGAAACACACGATCATCGCCGCGCTTGGCGCGCTTTGTCTTGCCTCGGGCGCGGCCCGGGCGCAGGACCTGCTCTTCGGCTCGACCTCGGCCTCGTCGAGCCACTACGGCTACATCGTCGCGGTCGGCAAGCTGATCAACGAGGGCGGCTCGGGCATCAAGGCCACCGTCGTCGAGACCGGCGCGACCATGGACAACATCCGCCGCATGGAGCGCGGCCAGATGGACCTCGGGATCATCACCACCAACGTCGTGCAGCACGCCGTCGCGGGCACGCAGGAATTCGACGGCCACCCGCAGGACCTCGCCCTGCTCTGGGTCTACGCGCCCTCGCCGCAGAACGTCATCATGCGGGCGGATTCCGGCATCGAGAGCCTCGAGCAGCTGAACGGCTTCAAGCTCAACCCCGGCATCAAGGGCTCGGCCACCGAGACCACCACCGAGGCGGTCTTCGGCGTGCTCGGCATCACGCCCGACTGGGTGCGCGGCTCGACCACCGACATCGTCGACGCGATCAAGGACAACCGCCTGCCGGGCTACGTGAAATCCGGCTCGCCGAAGAGCCTCGACAGCTCGACGCTCGACCTCGCGAATGCCACGGGGATCCGGGTGCTGGGGCTGAGCGACGCGCAGGCCGAGAAGATCCGCGCCGAGATGCCGGACATCTCGGTGGTCGACATCGCGCCCGGCGTGGGCGAGGGCATTCCCGGCTACAAGACCTGGAGCTTCGGAGTCGGCGTCGCCGCGACCTCGGCCATGTCCGAGGAGACCGCCTACCAGATCGTCAAGGCAGTGATGGCCGACAAGAGCGCGCAGGCCAACGCGCTGGCCAGCGTCAAGGACGTGGATCTTGCGCAGATGACGCTCGACTATGCCACGGTGCCGCTGCATCCCGGCGCGCTGCGCTGGTTCGAGGAGCAGGGCATCGCCGTGCCCGACAGGCTGAAGCCGGCCTCGTGA
- a CDS encoding TRAP transporter fused permease subunit: MTPTALGKPLALLVGGFVFYTAATGPFEGLIQRAIFLALVICLGVALYPLGAGRRWRPLGLAIDLALAAASLAACTYIVVNYDQIMSELPWASPLDMALTAGLLLALLELARRTVGLIFPALVLLALGYAYFGAHMPGGLRHRGFDAAYITETLFLGDLGIWGMLTGVAATVIAAFVLFGALLLHTGGGQAFIDLAMRLGGRQVGGAAKIATIASGLFGMISGSSVANVATTGNFTIPMMIRLGYPRPFAAAVEAVASTGGQIAPPIMGAAAFVMAEIVGVPYTDIIAAALLPAVLFYVSVFVTVHLVSVRRGLALVPSDELPPWRRILAPRQIGPVVLALGGLLAGFWMGRSVSTSAFYGIVGLLLAFAVTQAGRMPAREMLRRALDGLEDAGRGLVIIGVLLAGAQVLVSMVNLTGAGVALSSAIVSLGGDSLAMVALMVGLVCLVMGMGLPTTAAYVLVAAVLAPALTEVGVPPLTAHLFVFYFATISVITPPVCVAVFVGAGIAGTSWVAAAGEAVRLGAMTYLVPFLLLLYPGMVLQGGPFAVLDAALAGLVLVVAIPALLSRTALTGRRWLDPALLCAAIALAIWPHPVTPLLAAGLMAGSWGLARRQQRVTA; the protein is encoded by the coding sequence ATGACCCCCACAGCCCTTGGCAAACCGCTCGCGCTGCTGGTCGGCGGCTTCGTCTTCTACACCGCCGCGACCGGACCCTTCGAGGGGCTGATCCAGCGCGCGATCTTTCTCGCGCTGGTCATCTGCCTTGGCGTCGCGCTCTACCCGCTGGGCGCGGGGCGGCGCTGGCGTCCGCTCGGGCTGGCGATCGACCTAGCGCTGGCCGCCGCCAGCCTCGCGGCCTGCACCTACATCGTGGTCAACTACGACCAGATCATGTCCGAGCTGCCCTGGGCGAGCCCGCTCGACATGGCGCTGACCGCCGGGCTGCTGCTGGCGCTGCTCGAGCTCGCCCGCCGCACCGTGGGGCTGATCTTTCCGGCGCTGGTCCTGCTGGCGCTCGGCTACGCCTATTTCGGTGCGCACATGCCCGGCGGGCTGCGCCACCGGGGCTTCGACGCCGCCTACATCACCGAGACGCTGTTCCTCGGCGATCTCGGCATCTGGGGCATGCTGACCGGGGTGGCGGCGACGGTGATCGCGGCCTTCGTCCTCTTCGGCGCGCTGCTGCTGCACACCGGCGGCGGGCAGGCCTTCATCGACCTTGCCATGCGGCTCGGCGGGCGGCAGGTCGGCGGGGCGGCGAAGATCGCCACCATCGCCAGCGGGCTCTTCGGGATGATCTCGGGCTCGTCGGTGGCCAATGTCGCCACCACCGGCAACTTCACCATCCCGATGATGATCCGGCTCGGCTACCCACGCCCCTTCGCCGCCGCGGTCGAGGCGGTGGCCTCGACCGGCGGGCAGATCGCGCCGCCGATCATGGGGGCCGCGGCCTTCGTCATGGCCGAGATCGTCGGCGTGCCCTACACCGACATCATCGCCGCCGCGCTGCTGCCGGCGGTGCTGTTCTACGTCTCGGTCTTCGTCACGGTGCACCTCGTCTCGGTCCGGCGCGGCCTGGCGCTGGTGCCGTCGGACGAGCTGCCGCCCTGGCGGAGGATCCTCGCGCCGCGGCAGATCGGCCCGGTGGTGCTGGCGCTCGGAGGCCTGTTGGCGGGGTTCTGGATGGGCCGGTCGGTGTCCACCTCGGCCTTCTACGGCATCGTCGGGCTGCTGCTGGCCTTCGCGGTGACGCAGGCCGGCCGCATGCCGGCGCGCGAGATGCTGCGTCGGGCTCTGGACGGGCTCGAGGACGCGGGCCGCGGCCTCGTCATCATCGGCGTGCTGCTGGCCGGGGCGCAGGTGCTGGTCTCGATGGTCAACCTCACCGGGGCCGGGGTGGCGCTGTCCTCGGCCATCGTCTCGCTCGGCGGCGACTCGCTGGCGATGGTGGCGCTGATGGTGGGGCTCGTCTGCCTCGTGATGGGCATGGGCCTGCCGACCACGGCCGCCTACGTGCTGGTCGCCGCGGTGCTCGCCCCGGCGCTGACCGAGGTCGGGGTGCCGCCGCTCACCGCGCATCTCTTCGTCTTCTATTTCGCCACGATCTCGGTGATCACCCCGCCGGTCTGCGTCGCTGTCTTTGTCGGCGCGGGCATCGCCGGCACCAGCTGGGTCGCCGCGGCGGGCGAGGCGGTGCGGCTCGGGGCGATGACCTATCTCGTGCCCTTCCTGCTGCTGCTCTACCCCGGGATGGTGCTTCAAGGCGGGCCCTTCGCGGTGCTCGACGCGGCGCTGGCCGGGCTGGTGCTGGTGGTCGCGATCCCGGCGCTGCTGTCGCGTACCGCATTGACCGGGCGCCGCTGGCTCGATCCCGCGCTGCTCTGCGCGGCCATCGCGCTGGCGATCTGGCCGCACCCGGTGACGCCGCTGCTTGCCGCCGGGCTGATGGCGGGGAGCTGGGGTCTGGCGCGACGCCAGCAGCGGGTGACGGCATGA
- a CDS encoding acyclic terpene utilization AtuA family protein produces MRTLRIGAGSGFSGDRIEPAVALAREGRLDYLVFECLAERTIALAQLARLADPAKGYDTRLEQRLRAVLPDCLHNGTRIVTNMGAANPLAAAERAAALAREMGLKLRVAAVLGDDVLDRIGPASLDETGAPAAALGARLVSANAYIGASGIAEALAAGADLVICGRASDPSLFLGPLLHEFGWAMDDWTRLGRGILVGHLLECSAQVSGGYYADPGLKDVPDLAAIGFPLAEVDESGNAVITKLPGTGGCVSRGTCIEQLLYEIHDPARYLQPDVVADFSQVTFEETGPDRVAVRGGAGHPRSGLLKVSVGCRDGWTGWGEISYAGPGAAARGRLAAEIVRTRLAAQGNALEEMRCDLIGLDAILPASAGPAAAEPREVRLRVAGCSPQREVAAALADEVEALYLCGPAGGGGVATGLREVIGIRSAFLPAEAVPVSVHCVEA; encoded by the coding sequence ATGAGGACGCTGCGGATCGGCGCGGGCTCGGGCTTCTCGGGCGACCGGATCGAGCCCGCGGTGGCGCTGGCGCGCGAGGGGAGGCTCGACTACCTCGTCTTCGAATGCCTCGCCGAGCGCACCATCGCGCTGGCCCAGCTGGCGCGGCTGGCGGACCCGGCGAAGGGCTATGACACGCGGCTCGAGCAGCGGCTGCGCGCGGTGCTGCCCGACTGCCTGCATAACGGCACCCGCATCGTCACCAACATGGGCGCGGCCAACCCCCTCGCCGCGGCAGAGCGGGCAGCGGCGCTGGCGCGCGAGATGGGGCTGAAGCTGCGCGTGGCGGCGGTGCTCGGCGACGACGTGCTCGACCGGATCGGCCCGGCGAGCCTCGACGAGACCGGCGCCCCCGCGGCGGCGCTCGGCGCGCGGCTGGTCTCGGCCAATGCCTATATCGGCGCGTCGGGCATCGCCGAGGCGCTGGCGGCCGGGGCGGACCTCGTGATCTGCGGCCGCGCCTCGGACCCGTCGCTTTTCCTCGGCCCGCTGCTGCACGAATTCGGCTGGGCGATGGACGACTGGACCCGGCTCGGGCGGGGCATCCTTGTCGGGCACCTGCTGGAATGCTCGGCGCAGGTCTCGGGCGGCTACTACGCCGATCCGGGGCTCAAGGACGTGCCGGATCTGGCCGCGATCGGCTTTCCCCTCGCCGAGGTGGACGAAAGCGGCAACGCCGTCATCACCAAGCTGCCGGGCACCGGCGGGTGCGTCTCGCGCGGGACCTGCATCGAGCAGCTGCTCTACGAGATCCACGACCCCGCGCGCTACCTGCAGCCCGACGTGGTGGCCGATTTCTCGCAGGTCACCTTCGAGGAGACCGGCCCCGACCGGGTTGCCGTGCGCGGCGGCGCGGGCCATCCGCGCAGTGGGCTGCTGAAGGTCTCGGTCGGCTGCCGCGACGGCTGGACCGGCTGGGGCGAGATCTCCTACGCCGGGCCCGGCGCGGCGGCGCGCGGCCGCCTTGCCGCCGAGATCGTCCGCACCCGACTCGCGGCGCAGGGCAACGCGCTGGAGGAGATGCGCTGCGATCTCATCGGGCTCGACGCGATCCTGCCCGCTTCGGCCGGCCCCGCCGCCGCCGAGCCGCGCGAGGTGCGCCTGCGCGTCGCCGGGTGCAGCCCGCAGCGCGAGGTCGCGGCGGCCCTCGCGGACGAGGTCGAGGCGCTCTATCTCTGCGGCCCGGCGGGCGGCGGCGGCGTCGCGACCGGGCTGCGCGAGGTCATCGGCATCCGCTCGGCCTTCCTCCCGGCCGAAGCGGTGCCGGTGAGCGTGCATTGCGTGGAGGCCTGA
- a CDS encoding aldolase/citrate lyase family protein, with the protein MTNNPFKAALAQGGRLPGFWLSLCSPTVTEIAGGSAARWLLLDMEHAPNDLSMMADQLRAARAAGGPEPVVRPPFSEPVMTKRLLDIGARSLMFPMIQSAEMAAEAVRWTRYPPKGIRGHSGTIRANRYGRQADYLQSYEDDLCIIVQVETPEAIAAIPEIAAVEGIDAIFIGPGDLASSMGRVGNVADASVQEAIRRATAACHEAGIPVGILGYGEEAARGYFEAGLNFVAIAGDAWLLARAMDDLLRRVE; encoded by the coding sequence ATGACCAACAACCCCTTCAAGGCGGCGCTCGCGCAGGGCGGGCGGCTGCCGGGCTTCTGGCTGTCGCTCTGCTCGCCCACCGTGACCGAGATCGCCGGGGGCAGCGCCGCCAGGTGGCTGCTGCTCGACATGGAGCACGCGCCGAACGACCTGTCGATGATGGCCGACCAGCTGCGCGCCGCGCGGGCGGCGGGCGGCCCCGAACCGGTGGTGCGCCCGCCCTTCTCTGAGCCGGTGATGACCAAGCGCCTGCTCGACATCGGCGCGCGCAGCCTGATGTTCCCGATGATCCAGTCGGCGGAGATGGCGGCCGAGGCGGTGCGCTGGACGCGCTACCCGCCCAAGGGCATCCGCGGCCATTCCGGCACGATCCGCGCCAACCGCTACGGGCGGCAGGCGGATTACCTGCAGAGCTACGAGGACGACCTGTGCATCATCGTGCAGGTCGAGACCCCCGAGGCCATCGCCGCCATCCCCGAGATCGCCGCGGTCGAGGGGATCGACGCGATCTTCATCGGCCCGGGCGATCTTGCCTCGTCGATGGGCAGGGTCGGCAACGTGGCGGATGCGTCCGTGCAGGAGGCGATCCGCCGCGCCACCGCCGCCTGCCACGAGGCGGGGATCCCGGTCGGCATCCTCGGCTACGGCGAGGAGGCCGCGCGCGGCTATTTCGAGGCGGGGCTCAACTTCGTCGCGATCGCCGGGGATGCGTGGCTGCTGGCGCGGGCGATGGACGACCTGCTGCGCCGGGTGGAGTGA